The genome window CACTCCAGAAAGCAGTTATATAATCAGCACGTTTGTTTTGGTATTTTAAATAGTAAGCATGTTCCCAAACATCTAAAGCAATAATGGGAGTACCTAAATCTTTTACTATTCCATTCATCAATGGGTTGTCCTGATTAGGGGTTGATATAATTTTATACTTACCATCCTGTCTTATTAACCAAGCCCAGCCACTGCCAAATGTACCAAGGGCTGCTTTGGTAAATAGTTGTTTGAAATTATCAAGGCTTTCAAAATTTTCATTAATCATGTTCAATACCTTTTCGCCAGGCTTGGTATTGGTTTTTAATAAACTCCAAAATAAGCTATGGTTATAATGTCCGCCAGCATTGTTTCGTATGGCTGTTTGTAAATCTTTAGGGAAATTATTGATGTTGGCCAATACCTCGTTAAGCGAACCGTAATTCCAGGAAGGTGCTTTTGCTTTCGCTTCATTTAATTTTGTTACATAAGCTTGGTGGTGTTTGGTGTAATGAATTTCCATTGTTTGTTTATCAATAAATGGTTCCAAAGCATCATAACCATAGGGTAGTGGTGGTAAAGCAAAATCCTTATCCATTTTAGCCAAAATAGAATTGATTTTTGCTTCTGTTTTTTCTGAATTTAATATAGTAGCACCAGCAAGCAAAGCAGCTGATTTTACAAACGATTTACGTGTTAGTTTCATGTT of Bacteroidota bacterium contains these proteins:
- a CDS encoding superoxide dismutase encodes the protein MDKDFALPPLPYGYDALEPFIDKQTMEIHYTKHHQAYVTKLNEAKAKAPSWNYGSLNEVLANINNFPKDLQTAIRNNAGGHYNHSLFWSLLKTNTKPGEKVLNMINENFESLDNFKQLFTKAALGTFGSGWAWLIRQDGKYKIISTPNQDNPLMNGIVKDLGTPIIALDVWEHAYYLKYQNKRADYITAFWSVLNWDKVEELAFS